Proteins encoded within one genomic window of Bacillota bacterium:
- a CDS encoding 2-isopropylmalate synthase: protein MSGDQVFIFDTTLRDGEQSPGVSLNVDEKLEIAKQLARLGVDVIEAGFPVTSQGDFQAVQTIAREVRGVAVAGLARTNFADIDRAWEAVQYADQARIHTFIATSDIHMQHKLRMTREQVMQAAVEGVKHACKYTDDVEFSAEDASRSDMGFLCQVLEAAIAAGATTINIPDTVGYATPQEWGKFIRTIIQQVKGIEKAIVSVHCHDDLGLAVANSLAAVAEGARQVEGAVNGIGERAGNASLEEVIMSLRTRRDFYHLDTRVNTKEIYRTSKLVSNMTGMAVQPNKAIVGKNAFAHESGIHQDGVLKERTTYEIMNPVMVGITYGNIVLGKHSGRHAFKDRLAQLGYVLDGEDLNKAFTRFKDMADKKKEITDHDLEAIIEEEILSVPATYELTYLHISSGSTVVPTATIGLRHCDEVIEEASCGNGPVDAICKTVDKITGISCRLVRWGINAVTSGKDAIGDVNLKITADGKRIYSGRGVSTDILEASARGYVSAVNKMIYEKNNGRR, encoded by the coding sequence ATGAGTGGAGATCAGGTTTTCATTTTTGACACTACCTTGAGGGACGGGGAACAATCTCCGGGAGTGAGTCTTAATGTTGATGAAAAACTGGAGATAGCCAAACAGCTGGCCAGGTTGGGTGTGGATGTTATTGAGGCCGGTTTTCCCGTAACTTCCCAGGGTGACTTTCAGGCCGTGCAAACCATTGCCCGGGAAGTAAGGGGGGTGGCAGTGGCCGGGCTGGCCCGCACTAATTTCGCTGATATTGACCGGGCATGGGAGGCTGTGCAATACGCCGACCAGGCCCGTATTCATACCTTTATTGCCACCTCGGACATTCATATGCAGCATAAGCTCCGTATGACCAGGGAACAGGTGATGCAGGCAGCAGTAGAAGGTGTAAAACATGCCTGTAAATACACGGACGATGTGGAGTTTTCCGCCGAAGATGCTTCCCGCAGTGACATGGGTTTTCTGTGCCAGGTGCTGGAAGCGGCTATAGCCGCAGGAGCTACTACCATTAACATTCCGGACACCGTGGGCTATGCCACGCCGCAAGAGTGGGGGAAATTTATTCGCACTATCATTCAGCAGGTAAAAGGGATTGAAAAAGCAATTGTCAGTGTTCACTGTCATGATGACCTGGGGTTGGCTGTGGCCAATTCACTTGCCGCAGTGGCAGAAGGCGCACGGCAAGTGGAAGGCGCAGTGAACGGCATTGGTGAGCGGGCCGGTAATGCTTCCCTGGAAGAGGTGATTATGTCTCTGCGTACTCGCCGGGACTTTTACCACCTGGATACCAGGGTGAATACCAAGGAAATATACCGCACCAGTAAGCTGGTCAGCAATATGACCGGTATGGCTGTGCAGCCAAATAAAGCTATCGTGGGTAAAAATGCCTTTGCCCATGAATCAGGTATTCACCAGGACGGAGTATTAAAAGAGCGTACCACATATGAAATCATGAATCCGGTCATGGTGGGTATTACCTACGGCAATATAGTACTGGGTAAGCACAGCGGCAGGCATGCTTTCAAAGACCGCCTGGCCCAGCTGGGTTATGTGCTTGACGGCGAAGATTTAAACAAGGCATTTACACGCTTTAAAGATATGGCTGACAAGAAAAAGGAAATAACAGACCATGACCTGGAGGCTATCATAGAGGAAGAAATTCTCAGTGTGCCTGCCACCTACGAGTTAACTTACCTGCATATAAGCAGCGGCAGCACAGTTGTCCCCACAGCCACCATCGGACTGCGTCACTGTGACGAGGTGATTGAAGAGGCTTCCTGTGGAAACGGTCCTGTGGATGCTATCTGCAAGACGGTGGATAAAATCACCGGAATCAGCTGCCGCCTGGTGAGATGGGGGATTAACGCAGTAACTTCAGGTAAGGATGCTATTGGCGACGTAAACCTGAAGATCACGGCGGACGGTAAAAGGATTTACAGCGGGCGCGGCGTGAGTACAGATATACTGGAAGCCAGTGCCCGGGGCTATGTAAGCGCGGTAAATAAAATGATCTACGAAAAAAATAACGGGCGGAGGTGA
- the ilvN gene encoding acetolactate synthase small subunit, with translation MRHTLAVLVENNPGVLARVAGLFSRRGFNIDSLAVGRTDNPTVSRMTIVVEGDARVLEQVNKQLHKLVDVIKISDITADEFVDRELVLIKVSVDPSLRGEVMQIADVFRARIVDLGKKTVTLECTGNDGKINAFEESLQSYGIKELVRTGKIAMQRGSRYTGFTERSQKMNTNQED, from the coding sequence ATGCGGCATACTCTCGCTGTTTTGGTGGAAAACAATCCCGGCGTCCTGGCCCGGGTGGCAGGTCTCTTCAGTAGAAGAGGTTTTAACATTGACAGCCTGGCGGTGGGCAGGACAGATAACCCGACAGTTTCCCGCATGACCATTGTGGTGGAGGGAGACGCCAGGGTCTTAGAGCAGGTAAATAAACAGCTACATAAGCTGGTGGACGTAATCAAGATCAGTGATATCACCGCCGATGAATTTGTGGATCGTGAGCTGGTATTAATCAAAGTTAGTGTTGACCCTTCCCTGCGCGGTGAAGTGATGCAGATTGCGGATGTATTCAGAGCTCGTATTGTAGATTTGGGTAAAAAGACTGTTACCCTGGAGTGCACCGGGAATGACGGTAAAATTAACGCCTTTGAGGAATCCCTGCAATCCTACGGGATTAAAGAACTTGTTCGTACGGGTAAAATAGCTATGCAGAGGGGATCCAGGTACACAGGTTTCACTGAAAGATCACAAAAAATGAATACTAATCAGGAGGACTAA
- the ilvD gene encoding dihydroxy-acid dehydratase, which yields MRSDVIKKGPERAPQRSLLKALGMVDRELERPLIGIVNSFNEVVPGHIHLREITDAVKSGVRMAGGTPMEFPTIAVCDGIAMGHTGMKYSLASREIIADSIEVMATAHPFDALVLVTACDKVVPGMLMAAARLDIPAIIVSGGPMLAGNLKGRKLSLSNMFEAVGAVKSGKMSEAEMAEMEESVCPGCGSCAGMFTANSMNCLTEALGMALPGNGTLPAVSAARRRLAKETGYRCVEMVQEGLIPSRILSSEAFDNALAVDMALGCSTNSVLHLPAVAREAGMELDLDRINDVSKKTPNLCKLSPAGEHYIEDLNEAGGVAAVMALLAQKGLINTGIKTVTGKIVGENIQGAAVQNTDVIRSIEDAHSPTGGIAILRGNLAPDGAVVKRSAVAPEMLVHQGPARVFESEEEASRVIMAGEINKGDVVVIRYEGPRGGPGMREMLGPTATLAGMGMDKEVALITDGRFSGATKGASIGHISPEAAMGGPIAAIKDGDIIEIDIPNNILNVKLTEQEIESRLDGWTAPEPQINKGYLARYARLVTSASTGAVLGRK from the coding sequence GTGCGCAGCGATGTCATAAAAAAAGGCCCGGAAAGGGCACCCCAGCGCTCCCTTTTAAAGGCCTTGGGCATGGTGGACCGGGAATTGGAGCGGCCCCTGATTGGGATAGTAAATTCCTTTAATGAAGTTGTGCCTGGTCATATACATTTGAGAGAAATTACGGATGCTGTGAAGAGCGGCGTACGGATGGCCGGTGGTACACCCATGGAATTTCCCACTATAGCAGTGTGTGACGGCATCGCCATGGGGCATACGGGTATGAAATACTCCCTGGCCAGCAGGGAAATAATAGCTGATTCCATTGAGGTCATGGCTACCGCCCATCCTTTTGACGCGCTGGTGTTAGTCACAGCCTGTGATAAAGTGGTTCCGGGCATGTTGATGGCCGCTGCCCGGCTGGATATTCCCGCTATCATCGTAAGTGGCGGCCCCATGCTGGCAGGAAATTTAAAGGGACGAAAATTGTCTCTGTCCAATATGTTCGAGGCAGTGGGTGCAGTCAAGTCAGGGAAAATGAGCGAAGCAGAGATGGCCGAGATGGAAGAAAGTGTTTGTCCGGGTTGCGGTTCCTGTGCCGGTATGTTCACGGCCAACTCTATGAATTGCCTTACTGAGGCGCTGGGTATGGCCCTGCCGGGCAACGGTACGCTACCCGCAGTGTCAGCGGCACGCCGCCGGCTGGCCAAGGAAACCGGATACCGGTGCGTGGAAATGGTACAGGAAGGACTTATTCCTTCGCGGATACTCTCTTCTGAAGCTTTTGATAATGCCCTGGCCGTAGATATGGCCCTGGGCTGTTCCACGAACTCGGTTCTGCACTTACCTGCTGTGGCCCGCGAAGCCGGGATGGAACTGGATCTGGATAGAATAAACGATGTCAGTAAGAAAACTCCCAACCTGTGCAAGCTCAGTCCGGCAGGAGAGCACTACATTGAGGACTTGAACGAGGCCGGAGGAGTTGCGGCGGTAATGGCCCTTCTGGCGCAAAAAGGACTTATTAATACCGGCATCAAAACCGTAACCGGGAAAATAGTGGGTGAAAATATACAGGGTGCGGCTGTTCAAAATACAGATGTAATCCGCAGCATTGAAGACGCTCACAGCCCCACCGGCGGTATTGCTATACTGCGCGGCAATCTGGCCCCGGATGGCGCTGTGGTTAAAAGATCGGCAGTGGCGCCGGAAATGTTGGTGCACCAGGGTCCCGCCCGGGTGTTTGAGTCGGAAGAAGAGGCCAGCAGGGTCATTATGGCCGGGGAAATAAATAAAGGCGATGTGGTAGTTATCCGCTACGAAGGCCCCAGGGGTGGGCCTGGGATGCGGGAAATGCTTGGCCCCACTGCAACTTTGGCCGGCATGGGGATGGATAAAGAAGTGGCTCTGATCACCGACGGGCGCTTCAGTGGCGCCACCAAGGGTGCTTCCATAGGCCATATTTCCCCGGAAGCAGCCATGGGAGGTCCTATTGCAGCTATCAAGGACGGAGATATTATTGAAATTGACATTCCCAATAATATTTTAAACGTAAAATTAACTGAGCAAGAAATAGAGTCCCGCCTGGATGGATGGACGGCTCCAGAGCCGCAAATTAATAAAGGGTACTTAGCACGTTATGCTCGGTTGGTTACTTCCGCCAGTACCGGAGCGGTCTTAGGGCGAAAATAA
- the ilvE gene encoding branched-chain-amino-acid transaminase: protein MSLKIYLDGNFVPEENAVVSVFDHGLLYGDGVFEGIRAYHNRVFKMEEHIERFYESAKTLTMELPISEEEMTEVVLETCRRNDLRDAYIRLVATRGKGDLGLDPKKCPRPTVFCIAASIQLYPEELYTKGLEVITVATRRNLGEACNPRVKSLNYLNNIYGKIEANLAGVPEAIMLNQEGYVAEATGDNIFLVKKGKLITPPIHAGILEGITRNCVMDLAREKGIPVEEKMFTRHDIFNAEECFLTGTAAELIPVVKVDGRTIADGKPGQMTWKLIDAFRELTKVDGPQIFK from the coding sequence ATGAGTTTAAAGATCTATTTGGACGGTAATTTTGTGCCTGAAGAAAACGCTGTTGTTTCAGTATTTGACCATGGGCTGCTCTATGGGGACGGTGTGTTTGAGGGTATTCGTGCTTATCATAACCGGGTATTCAAAATGGAAGAACATATTGAGCGCTTTTACGAATCCGCAAAAACCCTGACCATGGAACTCCCCATCAGTGAGGAAGAAATGACGGAAGTAGTGCTGGAGACCTGTCGCCGTAATGACCTACGGGATGCATACATACGGCTGGTTGCCACCAGGGGTAAAGGTGACCTGGGGCTGGACCCCAAAAAGTGTCCCCGACCCACAGTATTTTGTATCGCAGCATCTATTCAGCTTTACCCGGAAGAATTATATACCAAGGGCCTGGAAGTTATTACTGTGGCCACCCGGCGTAACCTGGGTGAGGCTTGTAACCCCAGGGTTAAGTCACTTAATTATCTAAACAATATTTACGGTAAAATTGAAGCTAACCTGGCCGGAGTTCCCGAGGCCATTATGTTAAATCAGGAGGGCTATGTTGCTGAGGCCACCGGTGATAATATTTTCCTGGTTAAGAAAGGTAAACTTATCACCCCGCCCATTCATGCCGGCATCCTGGAGGGTATTACCCGCAACTGTGTGATGGATCTGGCCCGGGAAAAGGGTATTCCTGTGGAAGAAAAAATGTTTACCAGGCATGATATATTTAATGCCGAAGAGTGCTTCCTTACCGGTACTGCCGCTGAATTGATCCCGGTAGTAAAGGTTGACGGCCGTACTATAGCAGACGGCAAGCCGGGGCAAATGACTTGGAAACTCATCGATGCCTTCCGGGAATTGACCAAAGTGGACGGACCACAGATCTTTAAATAA
- the leuC gene encoding 3-isopropylmalate dehydratase large subunit, translated as MAMTITEKILAAHAGREFVEPGELINVKVDVALGNDITAPVAIREFDRLDVETVWDKNRVIFVPDHFVPNKDIQSAEQAKMLREFARKHALTNFFEVGKMGIEHCLLPEQGLVVPGDLVIGADSHTCTYGALGAFSTGVGSTDLAAAMALGETWLKVPESLKFIYTGELPPWVSGKDLILHTIGMIGVDGALYQAMEFCGPAIENLSMDSRFSMANMAVEAGAKNGIIAPDSTTWEYVQGRAKRGYHFESSDPGAKYAQVYDIDVSSLSPQVALPHLPENVKPVEEVANTTIDQAVIGSCTNGRMSDLREAAAILKNRTVNSNVRLLVIPGTQDIYRQAIKEGLVETFIAAGAAFSTPTCGPCLGGHMGILAAGERAVATTNRNFVGRMGHPESEVYLANPAVAAASAILGRIAHPREVE; from the coding sequence ATGGCCATGACAATTACGGAAAAGATTTTGGCTGCCCATGCCGGGCGTGAATTCGTGGAACCCGGTGAACTGATCAATGTGAAGGTAGACGTAGCCCTGGGTAACGATATAACTGCCCCGGTTGCCATCAGGGAGTTTGACAGGCTGGATGTGGAAACAGTTTGGGACAAAAACCGGGTAATATTCGTCCCCGACCATTTTGTTCCCAACAAGGATATCCAATCGGCGGAGCAGGCTAAAATGCTGCGGGAGTTTGCTCGTAAGCACGCTCTTACCAACTTTTTTGAAGTAGGTAAGATGGGTATTGAACATTGCCTGCTACCCGAACAGGGACTTGTTGTTCCCGGGGATCTGGTCATTGGTGCGGATAGCCACACCTGTACTTACGGGGCACTGGGGGCCTTTTCCACCGGTGTCGGCAGCACTGACCTCGCGGCCGCCATGGCGCTTGGGGAAACCTGGCTAAAAGTGCCCGAGTCACTTAAATTTATTTATACAGGAGAACTTCCCCCGTGGGTGAGCGGTAAAGACCTCATTCTGCATACCATCGGTATGATCGGAGTGGATGGGGCCCTTTATCAGGCTATGGAATTTTGCGGGCCGGCCATTGAGAATTTAAGTATGGACAGTAGATTTAGCATGGCTAACATGGCCGTGGAGGCCGGCGCCAAAAATGGCATCATTGCGCCTGACAGTACTACCTGGGAATATGTACAGGGCCGCGCCAAAAGAGGGTACCACTTTGAAAGCAGTGACCCGGGAGCAAAATATGCCCAGGTTTACGATATCGATGTTTCATCCCTTTCACCCCAGGTAGCACTGCCCCACCTGCCTGAAAATGTAAAACCGGTGGAAGAAGTTGCTAACACAACCATTGACCAGGCTGTTATCGGTTCTTGCACCAACGGGCGTATGTCTGACCTGCGTGAGGCAGCGGCGATCTTGAAAAACCGTACCGTAAACTCCAATGTGCGGCTGCTGGTGATCCCGGGTACCCAGGATATCTATCGTCAGGCTATTAAAGAAGGACTGGTGGAAACTTTCATTGCCGCCGGGGCTGCGTTCAGCACCCCTACCTGCGGTCCCTGTCTGGGAGGCCATATGGGTATACTGGCGGCAGGAGAGCGGGCGGTGGCCACCACCAACCGCAATTTCGTAGGACGCATGGGTCATCCGGAAAGCGAAGTATATTTGGCCAACCCGGCAGTTGCTGCTGCGTCTGCGATTCTGGGCCGCATAGCCCATCCCCGGGAGGTGGAATAA
- the ilvB gene encoding biosynthetic-type acetolactate synthase large subunit, translating into MKKSGAEILMESLKAQGVDTIFGYPGGAALPIYDALYDVDITHYLTRHEQGAAHAADGYARASGKPGVCLATSGPGATNLVTGIANAYMDSIPMVAFTGQVPTSLLGKDSFQEADITGITLPVTKHNYMVKDVNDLSKIVKEAFHIATTGRPGPVLVDIPKDVSSAVAAYEDPGPVLLPGYSPAFKPDPKQVSRAARAIAEAERPVIYAGGGVVSSGAHEELKELAETLLMPVATTLMGLGGFPGDHPLSVGMLGMHGSKYANYAISDCDLLIAVGVRFDDRVTGKLESFAPNAQVIHIDIDQAEIGKNVRVDFPVAGDVRLCLREIMKQLQPKVESAWNGTINKWKKEYPFSYVDNGRIKPQQVIQEICSATKGKARIATEVGQHQMWAAQYYTYSRPRSFISSGGLGTMGFGFPAAIGVQVACPGEAVFDIAGDGSFQMNIQELATVVNYKLPVKVAILNNGYLGMVRQWQELFYNRRYSYTEMSNPEFSKVAEAYGAVGIKITTPSEVRPAIEHALSVDEPVVMDFITDPEENVLPMVPPGEAINKMLG; encoded by the coding sequence ATGAAGAAATCCGGAGCAGAAATCCTGATGGAGAGTTTAAAGGCCCAGGGGGTAGATACTATTTTCGGCTACCCCGGTGGGGCTGCTCTACCTATTTACGACGCTCTTTATGATGTAGACATAACCCACTATCTAACCCGGCATGAACAGGGGGCCGCCCATGCTGCCGACGGGTACGCCCGTGCTTCCGGCAAGCCTGGCGTATGCCTGGCCACTTCCGGTCCGGGGGCAACCAACCTGGTTACCGGTATTGCCAACGCATATATGGATTCCATTCCCATGGTGGCTTTTACCGGTCAGGTACCCACCTCTCTGTTAGGGAAAGATTCTTTCCAGGAGGCTGATATTACAGGTATAACCTTGCCGGTTACCAAGCACAACTACATGGTTAAAGACGTCAATGACCTCAGTAAAATAGTCAAAGAAGCATTTCATATTGCCACTACCGGGCGCCCAGGGCCGGTGCTGGTAGATATCCCCAAGGATGTCTCCAGTGCGGTTGCTGCATACGAGGACCCGGGACCGGTGCTTTTGCCGGGCTACAGCCCCGCTTTTAAACCGGATCCCAAGCAAGTGTCCAGGGCCGCTCGGGCTATCGCAGAAGCTGAGCGGCCCGTTATATATGCCGGGGGAGGAGTGGTCAGCTCCGGTGCCCATGAAGAACTGAAGGAATTGGCTGAAACACTATTAATGCCCGTGGCCACCACACTGATGGGGCTGGGCGGCTTTCCCGGTGATCACCCGCTGTCCGTGGGCATGCTGGGCATGCACGGCAGCAAATATGCCAACTATGCCATCAGTGACTGTGACCTTTTAATTGCCGTGGGCGTGCGCTTTGACGACCGGGTGACCGGTAAACTGGAAAGCTTTGCCCCTAATGCTCAGGTTATTCATATAGACATAGACCAAGCCGAAATAGGAAAAAATGTACGGGTAGACTTTCCAGTGGCCGGAGATGTACGACTATGCCTGCGTGAAATAATGAAGCAGCTGCAACCCAAAGTGGAAAGCGCGTGGAATGGAACCATTAACAAATGGAAAAAGGAATATCCCTTTAGCTACGTGGACAATGGCCGCATCAAGCCCCAGCAGGTGATTCAGGAAATCTGCAGTGCAACCAAAGGCAAAGCCAGGATTGCCACCGAAGTGGGCCAGCACCAAATGTGGGCGGCCCAGTATTACACATATAGCCGCCCCCGAAGCTTCATCTCTTCAGGTGGCCTGGGCACCATGGGCTTTGGTTTCCCTGCCGCTATAGGCGTGCAGGTGGCCTGCCCGGGGGAAGCTGTGTTTGACATCGCCGGAGACGGCAGTTTCCAGATGAATATTCAGGAACTGGCCACGGTGGTAAACTATAAACTACCGGTAAAAGTAGCCATATTAAATAATGGCTATCTGGGTATGGTGCGGCAGTGGCAGGAACTATTCTATAACCGGCGCTATTCATATACGGAAATGAGTAACCCCGAATTTTCAAAAGTGGCGGAAGCTTACGGTGCCGTGGGCATCAAGATTACCACACCCTCTGAAGTGAGGCCGGCCATAGAGCATGCTCTGTCCGTAGATGAGCCGGTGGTAATGGACTTTATTACCGATCCCGAGGAAAATGTACTACCCATGGTACCACCGGGAGAAGCTATTAATAAAATGCTGGGATGA
- the ilvC gene encoding ketol-acid reductoisomerase, protein MVKVFYDQDADLALLQDKTIAVMGYGSQGHAQAQNLKESGLNVIVGLRKDSSSVPKAQADGLEATTVAEAANRADIIQILLPDESQGRIYAEEIEPYLNANKTLMFSHGFNIHFSQIVPPKDVDVVMVAPKSPGHLVRRMFEEGMGVPGLLAVYQDASGRARETGMAYAKGIGCTRAGVFETSFKEETETDLFGEQAVLCGGVSELIKAGFDTLVDAGYAPEMAYFECLHELKLIVDLINEGGLSYMRYSISNTAEFGDYVSGKRVVTDETRAEMKAILSEIQSGEFAKNWMLENQANQPMFKATRKKEQQGQIEQVGAELRKMMPWLKKK, encoded by the coding sequence ATGGTTAAAGTATTTTATGATCAAGATGCCGATTTAGCGTTACTGCAGGATAAGACTATAGCTGTAATGGGATATGGAAGCCAGGGCCACGCCCAGGCTCAGAACTTGAAAGAAAGCGGCCTGAATGTAATTGTGGGTCTTAGAAAAGACAGTTCCAGTGTGCCCAAGGCCCAGGCTGACGGGCTGGAGGCAACCACAGTGGCTGAAGCTGCCAACAGGGCCGATATTATTCAGATCTTATTGCCTGATGAATCACAGGGAAGAATCTATGCCGAAGAAATAGAGCCCTATTTAAATGCCAATAAGACCCTTATGTTCAGTCACGGCTTTAACATTCATTTTAGCCAGATTGTACCGCCTAAAGATGTTGATGTGGTCATGGTTGCTCCCAAAAGCCCCGGGCACCTGGTGCGCCGCATGTTTGAAGAGGGAATGGGAGTTCCCGGGCTGCTTGCCGTGTACCAGGATGCCAGCGGCCGGGCCCGGGAAACGGGAATGGCCTATGCCAAGGGCATCGGCTGTACCAGGGCCGGCGTATTTGAAACCTCATTTAAGGAAGAAACCGAAACCGACCTTTTCGGCGAGCAGGCAGTACTGTGCGGCGGTGTCAGTGAGTTAATCAAGGCCGGGTTCGATACCCTGGTTGATGCTGGATATGCGCCGGAGATGGCTTACTTTGAGTGTCTGCATGAGTTAAAGCTGATCGTTGATCTTATTAATGAGGGCGGACTCAGCTACATGCGCTATTCCATCAGCAACACCGCGGAATTCGGTGACTATGTGTCCGGCAAAAGGGTTGTCACGGACGAAACCCGCGCCGAAATGAAAGCAATACTGTCCGAAATTCAGAGCGGTGAATTTGCCAAGAATTGGATGCTGGAAAACCAGGCCAACCAGCCCATGTTCAAGGCCACACGTAAAAAAGAGCAGCAAGGGCAGATCGAACAAGTGGGCGCCGAGCTTCGTAAAATGATGCCCTGGCTGAAGAAGAAGTAA
- the ilvB gene encoding biosynthetic-type acetolactate synthase large subunit has product MEITVAEALVQCLENEKVETIFGFPGGTILPVYNALYDSRIKHVLVRHEQGAMHAADGYARSTGKVGVAMATSGPGATNLVTGIANAYMDSVPLVVFTGQVPTSQVGTDAFQEVDITGITMPITKHNYLVKDPKSLPVVMKNAFHIASTGRPGPVLIDLPKDVADAVIDFKYPAHASMRGYRPTFRGHPQKINEAVKLIESSQRPVIYAGGGILNAGAVDELRYLAETINAPVTNTFMGLSSFPGDHPLFLGMLGLHGTRYANLAVTQCDLLIALGARFDDRVTGKIAQFAPQAKVVHVDIDPAEIGKNVLVNVPIVGDVKQVLSRINNAISPKKDHTWLDRVQQWKQEYPLEYSQKEGELKPQYVIEKIYEHTGGKATVATDVGQHQMWVAQYYRFNRPGALVSSGGLGCMGFGLPAAVGAQAGLPGETVILVTGDGSFQMTMQEMATAVEQELPVKVFILNNNCLGMVRQLQEVYYDKRYMATQFKFLPDFEIFARAYGIEAFTARTGNEIDEVVKKALAIPGPVVVNCLVSADENVTPMVLAGKAINEAIDC; this is encoded by the coding sequence GTGGAGATTACCGTAGCAGAAGCTCTGGTTCAATGTCTTGAAAATGAAAAAGTGGAAACCATTTTTGGTTTTCCCGGCGGTACCATCTTACCGGTCTACAATGCACTTTATGATTCCCGTATCAAGCACGTGCTTGTTCGACATGAGCAGGGAGCTATGCACGCGGCAGACGGATACGCCCGTTCAACCGGAAAAGTGGGGGTGGCCATGGCTACCTCCGGCCCCGGAGCCACAAACCTTGTCACCGGGATTGCTAATGCTTACATGGATTCGGTGCCTCTGGTGGTTTTTACCGGCCAGGTTCCCACCAGCCAGGTGGGAACTGACGCCTTTCAAGAAGTGGATATAACCGGGATCACCATGCCTATAACCAAGCACAATTACCTGGTTAAGGATCCCAAAAGTTTGCCTGTCGTTATGAAAAATGCATTTCATATTGCTTCCACGGGTAGACCGGGTCCGGTGCTCATTGACTTGCCCAAGGATGTGGCTGATGCCGTGATTGATTTTAAATATCCTGCACATGCGTCAATGCGCGGGTATCGCCCTACTTTCCGGGGACATCCACAAAAAATAAATGAAGCCGTTAAATTGATTGAATCCAGTCAACGCCCGGTGATTTATGCCGGTGGCGGTATTCTTAACGCCGGGGCCGTAGATGAATTGCGGTATCTGGCGGAGACCATTAACGCCCCGGTTACCAATACATTTATGGGGCTTTCCAGCTTCCCCGGGGATCACCCGTTGTTCTTGGGCATGCTGGGGCTGCACGGTACGCGGTATGCCAACCTGGCCGTTACCCAATGTGACCTCTTGATTGCCCTTGGTGCCCGCTTTGATGACCGGGTAACAGGTAAAATAGCTCAGTTCGCCCCCCAGGCGAAAGTTGTCCACGTAGATATTGACCCTGCGGAAATAGGGAAAAACGTGCTGGTTAATGTGCCTATAGTAGGGGATGTGAAGCAGGTATTAAGCCGCATTAATAATGCCATTTCCCCTAAGAAAGATCATACGTGGCTGGACCGGGTGCAGCAATGGAAACAAGAATATCCCCTGGAATACAGCCAAAAAGAAGGGGAATTAAAACCGCAGTATGTGATCGAAAAGATCTATGAGCATACCGGTGGAAAAGCTACCGTAGCCACCGATGTGGGTCAGCACCAGATGTGGGTGGCCCAGTATTACCGGTTTAACCGCCCCGGGGCGCTGGTGTCTTCAGGCGGCCTTGGCTGTATGGGATTTGGCCTGCCGGCGGCAGTAGGGGCCCAGGCAGGACTCCCGGGTGAAACGGTGATTTTGGTCACAGGTGACGGCAGCTTCCAGATGACCATGCAAGAAATGGCTACAGCTGTAGAGCAGGAACTGCCTGTTAAGGTCTTTATATTAAATAATAACTGCCTGGGCATGGTACGCCAGCTGCAGGAGGTATATTACGACAAGCGATATATGGCAACCCAATTTAAATTCCTCCCGGATTTTGAAATCTTTGCCCGTGCCTACGGTATAGAGGCATTCACGGCCCGTACCGGAAATGAGATTGACGAAGTGGTTAAAAAGGCCCTGGCTATACCGGGACCGGTGGTGGTTAATTGCTTGGTAAGTGCAGATGAAAATGTTACCCCCATGGTTCTTGCCGGTAAAGCCATTAACGAAGCTATTGATTGTTAA